The Helianthus annuus cultivar XRQ/B chromosome 16, HanXRQr2.0-SUNRISE, whole genome shotgun sequence genome includes a window with the following:
- the LOC110916279 gene encoding transcription factor MYB1R1, translated as MMSSGEIMLFGVRVKVDPLRKSVSMNDLSHYVQACDSSSNHVPDAVALDSGYASADHAARNNQSNGGRERKRGVPWTEDEHKLFLLGLQQVGKGDWRGISRKFVKTRTPTQVASHAQKYFLRRSNLNRRRRRSSLFDITTDSVADTPMEEQQVHEVNNSQPMQPPMQSSHQISPLSMAVFPAAVGPVSSSLSIKNQMETVAFSKHDRFNVGPTPPVRPIPVLPTLNLSTRADKYLDQKRERDMLSLSLSLNLSLSCDHNSGAGSSGFNNKDGLISVG; from the exons atgatgtcatcaggTGAGATCATGTTGTTTGGAGTTAGAGTGAAGGTTGATCCATTGAGGAAAAGTGTGAGTATGAATGATCTGTCACATTACGTACAGGCGTGTGATTCGTCTAGTAATCATGTTCCTGATGCGGTTGCTCTGGATTCTGGTTATGCATCCGCTGACCATGCTGCTCGAAATAACCAGTCGAATGGCGGTAGAGAGCGTAAACGAG GGGTACCATGGACAGAGGATGAACACAAGCTATTTCTGTTAGGGCTGCAGCAGGTAGGAAAAGGGGACTGGAGGGGGATCTCAAGGAAATTCGTGAAGACGCGTACGCCTACTCAAGTAGCAAGCCATGCTCAGAAATATTTCCTACGTCGGAGCAACCTTAATCGTCGTCGTAGGAGATCCAGCCTCTTTGATATCACTACTGATTCA GTTGCTGACACCCCAATGGAAGAACAACAAGTCCATGAAGTTAATAACAGTCAGCCTATGCAACCACCTATGCAGTCTTCACACCAGATATCACCTTTATCAATGGCTGTCTTCCCAGCTGCTGTTGGTCCGGTTTCATCGTCGCTGTCGATCAAGAATCAAATGGAAACTGTAGCTTTCAGTAAACATGATCGATTCAACGTTGGACCAACGCCACCCGTTCGCCCAATCCCCGTTCTTCCAACCCTCAACTTATCAACAAGAGCAGATAAGTATTTGGATCAGAAACGCGAAAGGGATATGTTGtcgttatctctctctctcaacctGTCGCTGTCTTGTGATCACAACAGTGGGGCGGGTTCTTCAGGGTTCAACAATAAAGATGGTCTAATTAGTGTTGGTTAA